One genomic segment of Luteitalea sp. includes these proteins:
- the grpE gene encoding nucleotide exchange factor GrpE, producing MDNPSKERPNAETDQDIKVVDRRWWAQRDEPASTRADAATNEPWQPGKPKYVEELELRLAEKNELLQQYITQYKEASREFEEARARLRKEVARDAELGRRGLLVDLLEVIDNLDRALETARRQSGTESLIQGVELVRRQFLLKLETYGVTRLDPLGERFDPTRHEAVTTVQTAEPGQDGLITGVIAPGYLIGAELLRPAQVAVAQAPALT from the coding sequence ATGGACAATCCCTCGAAGGAACGACCGAACGCCGAAACCGATCAGGACATCAAGGTCGTGGACCGCCGTTGGTGGGCGCAGCGTGACGAGCCTGCGTCGACGCGTGCCGATGCCGCAACCAATGAACCGTGGCAGCCAGGCAAGCCCAAATACGTCGAGGAGCTCGAGCTTCGCCTCGCGGAAAAGAATGAGCTCCTGCAGCAGTACATCACCCAGTACAAAGAGGCATCACGGGAGTTCGAGGAGGCGCGCGCACGGCTCAGAAAGGAGGTGGCGCGCGACGCGGAGCTGGGGCGACGCGGGCTCCTCGTCGATCTGCTCGAGGTGATCGACAACCTCGATCGTGCGCTGGAGACGGCGCGGCGCCAATCTGGCACCGAATCGCTCATTCAAGGTGTGGAGCTGGTGCGTCGTCAGTTCTTGCTGAAGCTCGAAACGTATGGCGTCACGCGTCTCGATCCGCTGGGCGAGCGGTTCGACCCCACGCGTCACGAGGCGGTCACGACAGTCCAGACGGCGGAGCCTGGCCAGGACGGTCTCATCACCGGCGTCATCGCCCCGGGCTATCTGATAGGCGCCGAGCTCTTGCGGCCCGCGCAGGTGGCCGTCGCCCAAGCCCCAGCCCTCACGTGA
- the pruA gene encoding L-glutamate gamma-semialdehyde dehydrogenase yields the protein MATPTQDIPAATPSVAELSPGAAPSSVGAFSSRRHVPAPVNEPVRSYAPGTGERTMLKARLAAIAAERVEIPIIIGGNEYRTGNLGHAVMPHDHGHVLADWHRATPELVERALEAARQAHQEWSRWPWEDRAAVFLRAAELLATTWRDTLNAATMLGQSKTPFQAEIDSACELIDFYRFNAAYAQALYGEQPISSAGVWNTMEYRPLEGFVYAVSPFNFTAIGGNLTGSPALMGNVVIWKPASTSVLSAYYTMRLLEAAGLPPGVINFVPGDAVAISGRLLSDPDLAGVHFTGSTEVFNSMWKTIGDQMARYRSYPRVVGETGGKNFVVVHRSADAHAAAVAIVRGAYEYQGQKCSAASRVYVPRSLWPEVRDRIVAMVEDIAMGDIRDFRNFMGAVIDARSFEKISGYLEGARRNAKILAGGQADDRQGWFIQPTLIETDDPAHRLLCEEIFGPVVTAYVYEDDRYVETMQLVDRTSPYALTGAVFARDRQAIRVAADILRNAAGNFYINDKPTGAVVGQQPFGGARASGTNDKAGSKLNLLRWVSTRSVKETFVPPTDYRYPFMLEE from the coding sequence ATGGCTACTCCGACCCAGGACATCCCCGCCGCAACACCCAGCGTTGCGGAGCTTTCCCCGGGCGCTGCGCCCTCGTCCGTTGGCGCCTTTTCAAGCCGTCGTCACGTGCCCGCGCCCGTGAACGAGCCCGTGCGCTCCTACGCGCCGGGCACCGGGGAGCGTACGATGCTCAAGGCGCGGCTCGCCGCAATCGCAGCCGAGCGCGTCGAGATTCCCATCATCATTGGCGGCAACGAGTACCGCACCGGTAACCTGGGACATGCGGTCATGCCGCACGATCACGGCCATGTGCTGGCTGATTGGCATCGAGCAACGCCTGAGCTGGTCGAGCGCGCCCTGGAGGCGGCACGGCAGGCGCACCAGGAGTGGTCGCGCTGGCCATGGGAAGACCGCGCCGCCGTATTCCTCCGTGCGGCAGAGCTGCTCGCAACGACCTGGCGCGACACGCTCAACGCCGCGACCATGCTTGGTCAGTCGAAGACGCCGTTCCAGGCGGAAATCGACTCAGCCTGCGAGCTCATCGACTTCTATCGGTTCAACGCGGCGTATGCGCAAGCGCTGTATGGAGAGCAGCCAATCAGCAGCGCGGGCGTCTGGAACACGATGGAGTATCGCCCACTCGAGGGCTTCGTCTACGCGGTGTCGCCATTCAACTTCACCGCCATTGGGGGGAACCTCACCGGTTCGCCCGCCCTGATGGGAAACGTGGTCATCTGGAAGCCGGCGTCGACCTCGGTGCTGAGCGCGTACTACACGATGCGCCTGCTCGAAGCGGCCGGGCTGCCACCTGGAGTCATCAACTTCGTACCGGGCGACGCAGTGGCTATCTCAGGGCGCTTGCTCTCGGACCCAGATCTCGCGGGCGTGCACTTCACGGGGAGCACGGAAGTCTTCAACTCGATGTGGAAGACGATCGGCGACCAGATGGCCCGCTATCGCTCGTACCCGCGCGTGGTGGGCGAGACGGGCGGGAAGAACTTCGTCGTCGTTCACAGGTCAGCGGACGCGCACGCGGCTGCGGTGGCGATCGTCCGGGGGGCCTACGAATACCAGGGACAGAAGTGCTCGGCCGCAAGCCGCGTCTACGTGCCGCGCTCGCTTTGGCCGGAAGTGCGCGACCGTATCGTCGCAATGGTCGAGGACATTGCGATGGGCGACATCCGCGATTTTCGGAACTTCATGGGCGCCGTCATCGATGCGCGCTCGTTCGAGAAGATCAGCGGATACCTCGAGGGGGCACGGCGCAACGCAAAGATCCTTGCGGGTGGCCAGGCCGATGATCGGCAAGGCTGGTTCATACAGCCAACGCTCATCGAAACCGATGACCCGGCCCACCGCCTTCTGTGTGAAGAGATCTTCGGCCCCGTCGTCACCGCCTACGTTTACGAGGATGATCGCTACGTCGAGACCATGCAGCTCGTCGACCGAACATCGCCATACGCGCTCACCGGAGCCGTCTTTGCACGAGACCGGCAGGCGATTCGTGTCGCGGCGGACATCTTGCGCAACGCGGCGGGAAACTTCTACATCAACGACAAGCCCACCGGTGCGGTAGTCGGGCAGCAGCCGTTCGGCGGCGCCCGCGCGTCCGGGACCAACGACAAAGCCGGCTCGAAGCTCAACCTCCTGCGGTGGGTCAGCACACGATCCGTCAAGGAGACGTTCGTCCCGCCGACGGATTACCGCTATCCGTTCATGCTTGAAGAGTGA
- a CDS encoding MBL fold metallo-hydrolase, which produces MEMLASGFGFVDVHYRETPGIIATAVLQGASGVTLVDPGPAASLGGLRAGLEGNGIRTADVEAILLTHIHLDHAGATGTLVRENPRIRVFVHERGAKHVVDPTRLLESARRLYGDEMGALWGEVEAVPPANVTSLEGGETLTVGDRELRVLYTPGHASHHVSYYDAASRVALVGDVAGVRLPSSSIALPPTPPPDVDLEAWRTSTAGIRAWQPDTLFLTHFGPFTAPGPHLADMLDRLERLAVSTRRLLDEPAANVEGASEPPEAGAADEARQQRFVGELRRELRRHVDEATLQRYALAVPFEHCWLGLARYWRKRA; this is translated from the coding sequence ATGGAGATGCTCGCGTCTGGGTTTGGGTTCGTCGACGTTCACTATCGTGAAACGCCCGGAATCATCGCAACTGCCGTGCTACAGGGCGCGTCGGGCGTTACCCTGGTCGATCCCGGACCGGCGGCTTCGCTCGGCGGCTTGCGGGCCGGGTTGGAGGGGAACGGTATCCGCACGGCGGACGTGGAGGCCATCCTGCTGACGCACATCCACCTGGACCATGCCGGGGCGACCGGGACGCTCGTCCGCGAGAACCCGAGGATACGCGTCTTCGTCCACGAGCGGGGCGCAAAGCACGTCGTTGACCCGACGCGTCTGCTCGAGAGCGCGCGTCGCCTGTACGGGGATGAGATGGGAGCGCTGTGGGGCGAGGTGGAAGCGGTGCCGCCGGCCAACGTGACGTCGCTCGAGGGAGGCGAGACGCTCACCGTTGGCGACCGCGAGCTGCGCGTGTTGTACACGCCCGGCCACGCCTCGCACCACGTCAGCTACTACGACGCCGCGTCGCGGGTGGCGCTGGTCGGCGATGTGGCAGGGGTGCGCCTTCCCTCATCATCCATCGCCCTGCCACCGACGCCGCCACCCGATGTCGACCTCGAAGCGTGGCGCACGAGCACCGCAGGAATTCGCGCGTGGCAGCCAGACACGCTGTTCCTCACGCACTTTGGACCATTCACGGCGCCGGGCCCTCACCTTGCGGACATGCTCGATCGCCTCGAGCGACTGGCCGTCTCGACGCGCCGGCTGCTCGATGAGCCGGCCGCCAACGTCGAGGGGGCCAGTGAGCCGCCCGAGGCCGGCGCGGCAGATGAGGCGCGACAACAGCGGTTTGTCGGGGAGCTCCGTCGCGAGCTCCGACGTCACGTCGATGAGGCAACGCTCCAACGGTATGCGCTCGCGGTTCCCTTCGAGCACTGCTGGCTAGGTCTGGCCCGATACTGGCGGAAGAGAGCGTAG
- a CDS encoding ATP-dependent Clp protease adaptor ClpS: MPDEHPQTGELVDERPDQRTQEPPLFKVILLNDDYTTMDFVVLILEEVFHKSPAESFRIMMKVHREGRGLCGLYPFEVAETKVTAVHELARQYGFPLRASVEPE; encoded by the coding sequence ATGCCGGATGAGCATCCGCAGACGGGCGAGCTAGTAGACGAGCGGCCGGATCAGCGCACCCAGGAGCCGCCGCTCTTCAAGGTGATTCTCCTCAACGACGACTACACGACGATGGATTTCGTGGTGCTGATCCTCGAGGAGGTGTTTCACAAGTCGCCGGCGGAGTCGTTTCGCATCATGATGAAGGTACACCGGGAGGGGCGCGGGCTCTGCGGGTTGTACCCGTTCGAGGTCGCGGAGACGAAGGTGACGGCGGTTCACGAGCTGGCGCGCCAGTACGGGTTTCCGCTTCGCGCGAGTGTGGAACCGGAATAG
- the modC gene encoding molybdenum ABC transporter ATP-binding protein: protein MREAAMLMVDVQQRVPIPLDVSLSCGPDELLAVFGPSGSGKTTLLRCIAGLHRPVRGRIACAGEIWTDTESGLHVPTERRRVGLVFQDYALFPHLTARGNVMAALGERRRRERRQEADRWLAAVHLNGLESRRPAELSGGQRQRIALARALARDPQVLLLDEPFAAIDRAIRTKLHDELDLLRRRVHIPILLVTHDFHDVVRLATHVLVMEQGRGVAAGPIETLTSRTDIPWSRHALDAGSVFDGQVRAREHARGLADVQFPGGSLLVPDRGLPVGAHLRVRIPAREVILAVTRPEGLSLHNILEGRVAAVAQDADEQLVQIAVGDGRLLAAVTRDAVNRLALAPGRPVYALIKSLSIDTYGPHVAG, encoded by the coding sequence ATGCGTGAAGCAGCCATGTTGATGGTCGACGTCCAGCAGCGCGTCCCGATTCCATTGGACGTGAGCCTCTCGTGCGGTCCTGACGAGCTTCTGGCGGTGTTCGGGCCATCTGGCAGCGGCAAGACCACACTGTTGCGGTGTATCGCCGGCCTGCACCGACCGGTGCGGGGCCGCATCGCCTGTGCGGGGGAGATCTGGACGGACACAGAGTCTGGCCTGCACGTGCCGACGGAACGGCGGCGCGTGGGACTGGTCTTTCAGGACTATGCGTTGTTCCCGCACCTCACGGCTCGCGGCAACGTCATGGCGGCACTGGGCGAGCGGCGGCGACGGGAACGGCGCCAGGAAGCGGACCGTTGGTTGGCAGCGGTGCACCTGAACGGGCTCGAATCGCGGCGCCCCGCGGAGTTATCGGGCGGGCAGCGACAGCGCATCGCCCTGGCACGTGCGCTGGCGCGCGATCCACAGGTTCTCCTGCTCGACGAGCCATTTGCCGCCATTGACCGGGCGATCCGGACGAAATTGCACGACGAGCTCGATCTCTTGCGGCGACGCGTGCACATTCCAATTCTGCTGGTCACGCATGATTTCCACGACGTCGTGCGTCTTGCGACGCATGTTCTCGTGATGGAGCAAGGACGGGGCGTTGCTGCTGGACCGATCGAGACCCTCACGAGCCGCACGGACATTCCCTGGTCCCGCCATGCGCTGGATGCGGGCAGCGTGTTCGACGGGCAGGTCCGCGCCCGTGAGCACGCGCGTGGGCTCGCGGACGTGCAGTTTCCCGGCGGCAGTCTGCTCGTGCCCGACCGAGGCCTACCCGTCGGCGCTCACCTGCGCGTGCGCATCCCCGCTCGCGAGGTCATTCTCGCCGTCACGCGACCCGAGGGGCTGAGCCTGCACAACATCCTGGAAGGCCGTGTCGCTGCTGTTGCCCAGGATGCAGATGAGCAACTCGTGCAGATTGCCGTCGGTGACGGACGGCTCCTCGCAGCGGTTACCCGCGATGCCGTCAACCGGCTAGCGCTCGCACCAGGAAGGCCAGTGTACGCACTGATCAAATCGTTGTCGATTGATACGTATGGTCCGCACGTCGCTGGTTAA
- the modB gene encoding molybdate ABC transporter permease subunit: protein MDWTAFTLSIQLGAGTLALLLPIGVVVGRMLAVRRFAGRGAVEALVALPLVLPPTVLGFYLLVAFGARSPLGQFFASLTGQSLAFSFEGLLLASVLINLPFAVQPIQRAFESVPVDVREAAACCGMPWWRAWLAIELPLAWPGIVTAAVLTFAHTLGEFGVVLMVGGNIPAETRTLSIAIYDQMQAFDDRGAGIMAATLLVLALVTLAMTNALSRRVGRRHA, encoded by the coding sequence ATGGATTGGACGGCGTTCACGCTCTCGATTCAGCTCGGTGCCGGGACGCTCGCCTTACTCCTGCCAATTGGCGTGGTCGTCGGCCGCATGCTGGCCGTGCGCCGTTTTGCGGGAAGGGGAGCAGTCGAGGCGCTCGTGGCGCTGCCGCTCGTGTTGCCGCCGACCGTCCTCGGGTTCTATCTCTTGGTCGCGTTTGGCGCCCGATCGCCGCTAGGTCAGTTCTTTGCATCACTGACCGGCCAGTCGTTGGCGTTCAGCTTCGAGGGGTTGCTGCTCGCGTCCGTGCTGATCAACCTTCCCTTCGCGGTGCAGCCCATCCAGCGCGCGTTCGAGAGCGTTCCCGTCGACGTGCGTGAGGCCGCGGCCTGCTGCGGGATGCCGTGGTGGCGCGCATGGCTCGCCATCGAGCTGCCCCTCGCGTGGCCTGGCATCGTAACCGCTGCCGTGTTGACGTTTGCACACACGCTCGGCGAGTTCGGTGTGGTTCTGATGGTTGGCGGCAACATCCCAGCCGAGACGCGCACGCTGAGCATCGCCATCTATGACCAGATGCAAGCGTTCGACGACCGAGGCGCGGGCATCATGGCGGCGACGCTTCTCGTCCTCGCGCTGGTAACGCTCGCCATGACCAACGCCCTGAGTCGTCGGGTTGGACGTCGGCATGCGTGA
- the uxaC gene encoding glucuronate isomerase gives MLNPDRYFDPDPATRAVARALYDRAASLSLICPHGHVDPRLLADDRAFSDPATLLVVPDHYVTRMLYSQGISLERLGIPTLDGTPVEGDPHEIWRRFAEHFHLFRATPTGCWLKEELEGVFGISTPLGGDTADAIYDELQDKLARPEFRPRALFEQFNIEVLCTTDAATDTLELHQRLRASGWKGNIRPTFRPDLAVDILHPKWRAEITRLGEQTGQEIAELRRFITALEARRAFFKAQGATATDHAVVAPYTHELSEAEAAAIFARALAGQASADDARAFTAHMLMEFARMSVEDGLVMQIHPGSLRNHNQRIYQRFGPDRGCDIPVATEYTRNLQELLNKYGNEPTFTLVLFTLDETTYTRELAPLAGHYPAVRLGPPWWFHDSIEGMLRFRHAATETAGFYNTAGFNDDTRAFPSIPARHDLCRRVDANFLGRLVTRHILEEEEAHELIVDLSYTLAKRTYRLG, from the coding sequence ATGCTCAATCCGGACCGTTACTTCGATCCTGACCCCGCTACGCGGGCGGTTGCCCGCGCGCTCTACGACCGGGCGGCATCGCTTTCCCTCATCTGTCCTCATGGCCACGTCGACCCCAGATTGCTGGCCGACGATCGGGCGTTCTCGGATCCGGCGACGCTGTTGGTGGTGCCGGATCATTACGTGACGCGGATGCTCTACTCGCAGGGGATCTCGCTGGAACGTCTAGGGATCCCCACGCTCGACGGCACGCCAGTCGAAGGAGACCCGCACGAGATCTGGCGGCGCTTCGCCGAGCACTTCCACCTCTTTCGGGCGACACCGACCGGCTGCTGGCTCAAAGAGGAGCTCGAAGGCGTGTTCGGTATCTCGACACCACTTGGCGGCGATACCGCCGACGCCATCTACGACGAGCTCCAAGACAAGCTGGCACGCCCGGAGTTCCGGCCGCGCGCGCTGTTCGAGCAGTTCAACATCGAGGTCCTGTGCACCACCGATGCCGCCACCGATACGCTGGAGCTACACCAACGGCTTCGCGCGTCGGGCTGGAAGGGCAACATCCGTCCCACATTTCGGCCAGACCTCGCGGTTGATATCCTTCACCCGAAGTGGCGGGCCGAGATCACTCGACTCGGTGAGCAAACAGGACAGGAGATTGCCGAGCTCCGCAGGTTCATCACAGCCCTCGAGGCGCGGCGCGCATTCTTCAAGGCACAGGGCGCCACAGCCACGGATCACGCGGTCGTCGCGCCGTACACGCACGAGCTCTCCGAGGCGGAAGCGGCGGCCATCTTCGCGCGTGCCTTGGCAGGGCAAGCCTCCGCGGATGATGCGCGGGCCTTCACGGCGCACATGCTCATGGAATTCGCGCGCATGAGTGTCGAGGACGGGCTAGTGATGCAAATCCACCCGGGCTCGCTCCGCAACCACAATCAGCGCATCTATCAGCGCTTCGGCCCTGACCGGGGCTGTGACATCCCGGTCGCAACCGAGTACACGCGAAACCTGCAGGAGCTGCTCAACAAGTACGGCAACGAGCCAACCTTCACCCTCGTTTTGTTCACGCTCGACGAAACCACGTACACACGAGAGCTCGCGCCGCTGGCAGGCCACTATCCCGCGGTGCGCCTCGGTCCGCCCTGGTGGTTCCACGACTCCATCGAGGGGATGCTGCGCTTCCGGCACGCTGCTACGGAGACAGCCGGCTTCTACAACACGGCCGGCTTCAATGACGACACCCGTGCATTCCCTTCGATTCCCGCGAGGCATGACCTCTGTCGCCGCGTCGATGCGAACTTTCTCGGTCGTCTCGTCACCCGGCACATCCTCGAAGAGGAAGAGGCCCACGAGCTCATCGTGGATCTGTCGTATACGCTGGCGAAGCGGACGTATCGCCTCGGCTGA
- the clpA gene encoding ATP-dependent Clp protease ATP-binding subunit ClpA, producing MFSSSVELLLGVAYREAVSRRHTHLTLEHLLYVLAHDPEGERILAACGADLPRLRHDLDRFLQQHVETHRRGDQKEPEQTLAFRRVLQTAVLHVQSAGKGEVEAGDLLAALMQQTRSHAAQLLEAQGVTRLDVLEYITHGIAKVPMVRETSPRGPAPAGSGDEGSATARNPLDAYAVNLTARARAGRLDPLVGRSLELQRTLEVLCRRRKNNPVFVGEAGVGKTALAEGLAQRLLEEDVPDVLAEANVYTLDTTALLAGTRFRGDFEERFKAVIGALAAQSKPILFIDEMHATIGAGATTGGTMDLATLIKPVLVAGEIRVIGATTFDEFKQIEKDRALARRLQKIVVEEPSVEETVAILRGLQPRYEEHHEVTYTDGAIDAAAKLSSRHLRDYRLPDSAIDVIDEAGAMLRLQPLSTDAGAAANAKAVATVTLTPAPTPPPNEDERPPRRRVDTADIERVVARIARIPEKQTSSSDKARLRTLEEALRRVVFGQDEAVHAVATAIKRARAGLGSPDRPAGCFLFTGPTGVGKTELAKQLGTHLGNEFIRFDMSEYMEKHAVARLIGAPPGYVGFEQGGLLVDAIRAHPYSVLLLDEMEKAHPDVYNILLQVMDHATLTDNGGRKADFRQVILIMTSNAGSREMSATPVGFGSLSASKSGRSRAKTALERVFSPEFRNRLDAIVTFGDLTPEVVETIVEKFILQLEAQLAERRVAITLEPEARAWLGRKGYDPHFGARPLARVIQTEVRDPLTDEILFGRLEHGGNVRIRLDGEKLAFDITS from the coding sequence ATGTTTTCCTCTTCAGTTGAGCTCCTGTTGGGTGTCGCGTATCGCGAAGCGGTCTCGCGACGCCACACGCACCTGACGCTGGAGCACTTGTTGTACGTCTTGGCACACGACCCCGAGGGCGAGCGGATCCTCGCCGCGTGCGGCGCGGATCTGCCACGACTGCGCCACGACCTGGACCGCTTCCTGCAGCAGCACGTCGAGACGCATCGACGCGGCGATCAGAAGGAGCCGGAGCAAACGCTGGCGTTCCGGCGGGTGCTCCAGACGGCCGTCCTGCACGTGCAGAGCGCCGGCAAGGGAGAAGTCGAGGCGGGCGACCTACTCGCGGCGCTGATGCAACAGACGCGGTCGCACGCGGCGCAGCTCCTCGAGGCACAAGGCGTCACCCGGCTCGACGTCCTCGAGTACATCACGCACGGCATCGCCAAAGTGCCGATGGTTCGCGAGACGAGCCCGCGCGGACCGGCGCCGGCCGGCTCTGGCGACGAAGGATCCGCCACCGCACGAAATCCGCTCGACGCGTATGCCGTGAACTTGACGGCACGGGCGCGGGCGGGGCGCCTCGACCCGCTGGTCGGGCGCTCACTGGAGCTCCAGCGGACGCTCGAAGTGCTGTGCCGCCGTCGCAAGAACAACCCAGTCTTTGTCGGCGAGGCGGGTGTGGGCAAGACTGCGCTGGCGGAAGGGCTCGCGCAGCGGCTCCTCGAGGAGGACGTGCCGGATGTGCTCGCGGAGGCGAACGTCTACACACTCGACACGACGGCGCTACTCGCCGGCACACGCTTCCGCGGCGACTTCGAGGAGCGATTCAAGGCTGTGATCGGCGCACTAGCCGCGCAGTCGAAGCCGATCCTGTTCATCGACGAGATGCACGCCACGATTGGCGCCGGTGCAACCACCGGCGGGACGATGGATCTCGCCACGCTGATCAAGCCCGTGCTCGTCGCTGGCGAGATCCGCGTCATCGGGGCGACCACGTTCGACGAGTTCAAGCAGATCGAGAAGGACCGCGCGCTCGCCCGCCGGCTGCAGAAGATTGTCGTCGAGGAGCCGTCCGTCGAGGAGACTGTCGCGATCCTCAGAGGGCTGCAGCCGCGCTACGAGGAGCACCACGAGGTGACCTACACCGATGGCGCAATTGACGCCGCAGCCAAGCTTTCGTCGCGGCATCTGCGCGACTATCGGCTGCCGGACAGCGCCATTGACGTGATCGACGAGGCGGGCGCAATGCTGCGCTTGCAGCCGCTCTCGACTGACGCGGGCGCCGCTGCCAACGCAAAGGCGGTGGCGACAGTCACGCTAACGCCCGCTCCAACGCCGCCGCCGAACGAGGACGAGCGCCCACCGCGGCGCCGCGTCGACACGGCAGACATCGAGCGTGTGGTCGCGCGCATCGCACGTATTCCAGAGAAGCAGACCTCGTCATCCGACAAGGCGCGGCTGCGCACGCTCGAGGAAGCTCTCAGGCGCGTCGTCTTCGGCCAAGACGAGGCGGTGCACGCTGTCGCGACAGCCATCAAGCGTGCCCGCGCGGGTCTCGGCAGCCCCGACCGGCCTGCCGGGTGCTTCCTGTTCACCGGGCCGACCGGCGTCGGCAAGACCGAGTTGGCCAAGCAGCTCGGGACCCACCTCGGCAACGAGTTCATCCGCTTCGACATGAGCGAGTACATGGAGAAGCACGCCGTGGCACGGCTGATCGGTGCGCCGCCCGGCTACGTCGGCTTCGAACAGGGCGGCCTGCTCGTCGACGCGATCCGTGCCCACCCCTATAGCGTGCTCCTGCTCGACGAAATGGAGAAGGCGCACCCGGACGTCTACAACATCCTGCTGCAGGTGATGGACCATGCCACACTGACCGACAACGGTGGGCGCAAGGCGGACTTTCGGCAGGTGATTCTCATCATGACGTCCAACGCGGGCTCGCGAGAGATGAGCGCCACGCCAGTGGGTTTTGGGAGCTTGTCGGCGTCGAAGTCAGGCAGAAGCCGCGCGAAGACGGCACTGGAACGAGTGTTCAGCCCGGAGTTCAGAAATCGTCTCGATGCCATCGTCACATTCGGCGACCTCACGCCGGAGGTGGTCGAGACCATTGTCGAGAAGTTCATTCTGCAGCTCGAGGCGCAGCTCGCCGAGCGGCGTGTGGCCATCACGCTCGAGCCGGAGGCGCGCGCTTGGCTCGGGCGCAAGGGGTACGACCCGCACTTCGGCGCACGCCCGCTGGCGCGGGTCATCCAGACCGAGGTGCGAGATCCGCTCACCGACGAGATCCTCTTCGGTCGGCTCGAGCATGGCGGTAACGTGCGTATCAGGCTCGACGGCGAGAAGCTCGCCTTCGACATCACGAGTTAG